The following proteins come from a genomic window of Flavobacterium crocinum:
- a CDS encoding DEAD/DEAH box helicase gives MSKPFSTLGISAPVLKALSELNIVEPTEIQQKTIPLFLNENHDIVGLAKTGTGKTAAFGLPLLQLANPESTDVQAVILVPTRELGQQIVRNLEGFAKYIPNISIASICGGTPIKPQIERLKEGAQIVVATPGRLIDLIQRKAIDLKTTEYLVLDEADEMIAILKDGLDEIVAELPKKRRTLLFSATLPGAIKQLIQNYLHKNVVQISANMETVGNEGIDHEYIVVDPIEKLEVLMHFLNSREGERGIIFCKTKAAVNKLAKNLAINKFSSGALHGSLTQGIRDRIMEQFREGHINILVATDLAARGIDVKEISYVINYHLPDTYENYVHRSGRTARAGAKGLSLTVLQQEEVFEIADFERELGIKFSEFKKPTAASLEENNMLLWAKQIFKTKPNHDLSTDLKTKVKTVFHHLTKEELIEKLMASYVLQNKIDIVDKTVKKFKK, from the coding sequence ATGTCTAAACCATTCTCTACATTAGGAATTTCAGCTCCCGTTTTAAAAGCTTTAAGCGAGTTAAATATAGTTGAACCAACAGAAATTCAGCAGAAAACTATTCCGTTATTCCTGAATGAAAATCATGATATCGTTGGTTTGGCCAAAACGGGGACAGGAAAAACAGCTGCTTTTGGACTTCCATTATTGCAATTGGCCAATCCAGAATCAACTGATGTTCAGGCTGTTATTTTAGTTCCAACAAGAGAATTAGGACAACAGATTGTTCGAAATTTAGAAGGTTTTGCAAAATATATCCCTAATATATCTATTGCCTCCATTTGTGGAGGAACACCAATAAAACCTCAAATTGAAAGATTAAAAGAAGGAGCTCAGATTGTTGTGGCAACTCCGGGACGTTTAATCGATTTGATTCAGCGAAAAGCAATTGATTTAAAAACTACTGAATATTTAGTTTTAGATGAAGCAGACGAAATGATTGCTATTTTAAAAGATGGTTTAGACGAAATTGTTGCCGAACTTCCTAAAAAACGTCGCACGCTGTTATTTTCGGCAACACTTCCAGGCGCCATTAAACAATTGATTCAAAATTATCTGCACAAAAATGTAGTACAGATAAGTGCCAATATGGAAACCGTTGGAAATGAAGGAATAGATCACGAGTATATTGTAGTTGACCCTATTGAGAAACTGGAAGTTTTGATGCATTTCTTAAATTCAAGAGAAGGAGAAAGAGGAATTATTTTCTGTAAAACAAAAGCTGCTGTCAATAAATTGGCTAAAAATTTGGCGATTAACAAATTTTCTTCAGGAGCACTTCATGGAAGCTTAACGCAGGGAATTCGTGACAGAATAATGGAACAGTTTCGTGAAGGTCATATCAATATTTTGGTTGCAACCGATTTAGCTGCCAGAGGAATAGATGTGAAAGAGATTTCATACGTAATCAATTACCACTTACCCGATACATACGAAAACTATGTGCACAGAAGCGGAAGAACTGCAAGGGCAGGGGCAAAAGGACTTTCTCTGACTGTTTTACAGCAGGAAGAAGTTTTTGAAATTGCCGATTTCGAAAGAGAATTAGGAATCAAATTTTCTGAGTTTAAAAAACCAACTGCAGCGAGTCTTGAAGAAAATAATATGCTTTTATGGGCCAAACAAATCTTCAAAACAAAACCCAATCATGATCTTTCGACCGATTTAAAAACGAAAGTGAAAACCGTTTTTCATCATTTAACGAAAGAAGAACTAATCGAAAAATTAATGGCAAGTTATGTCCTACAGAACAAAATCGATATAGTTGATAAAACAGTTAAAAAATTCAAAAAGTAA
- a CDS encoding DUF294 nucleotidyltransferase-like domain-containing protein, which produces MNTVAEHIADFLKEYKPFDNLTFQELSDIATNIRVINLEKHAVLFQNNDALHDSFYVVASGIINLTTIADAEETIINKCHEGDIFGLRPFFAKNNYMMTAKAREESIIYAIPIAVFRPFVANNSDVLNFLLESFAVNSRHTKDSVSSNGKLISDVDYIDQQSEMQYIQSLNYNNSPLTTQASHIVKDVAILMTESMVDNIIICEKNHPIGIVTNADLSSKIATGRYPITETIDKIMSSPVVTVLENVSLAEAQLLMLKHNVTHLCVTKDGTSKSVVKGIISEHDLIVAQASNPGVLIKEIKRSQLPKDLKQIRDRLSDLIQNSIQKNIPISHVSNIASEINLAIIKRAVELSILDLGSPPARFAWLSIGSQGRKEQLLLTDQDSILIFEDVTPEKYREVKDYFLRLAKRTTSILEKVGYEYCPNGHMGSNMLWCKSLSDWTKQYNSWMNTPGENSNDLSSIFFDYEIVFGEPKIEEAIENVIFKNAVNNTLFFDFLGNDALKRNSPLSFFKKFIVEEEGPHKGKFDIKTRALMPLIDGARLLILNANIKGIQNTYLRFKQLAITDSKNAEIYLSCAEAFLILSKFRTVEGLKNDDSGQYINLREMSKTDKEKLKNALAPMKDLEELIKSKFQLTQFS; this is translated from the coding sequence ATGAATACAGTTGCTGAGCATATTGCTGATTTTTTGAAGGAATACAAACCTTTTGATAATTTAACTTTTCAGGAATTATCGGATATTGCTACCAATATTCGTGTCATTAACTTAGAAAAACATGCAGTCTTATTTCAAAATAACGACGCGCTTCATGATAGTTTCTATGTAGTAGCTTCTGGTATAATCAATCTTACAACTATTGCTGATGCTGAAGAAACTATCATAAATAAATGTCACGAAGGAGATATTTTTGGTTTGCGTCCGTTTTTTGCTAAGAATAATTACATGATGACCGCTAAAGCGCGTGAGGAAAGCATTATTTATGCAATCCCAATTGCTGTATTTAGACCATTTGTGGCAAATAATTCGGATGTTTTAAATTTCTTACTAGAGAGTTTTGCGGTTAATTCTCGTCACACAAAAGACAGCGTAAGTTCAAATGGCAAGCTTATTTCTGATGTTGATTATATTGATCAACAGTCAGAAATGCAATATATTCAGTCACTTAATTATAATAATTCCCCATTGACAACTCAGGCTAGTCACATTGTAAAAGATGTTGCTATTTTGATGACCGAATCTATGGTGGATAATATTATAATCTGCGAAAAAAATCACCCGATTGGTATTGTTACCAATGCAGATTTGTCTTCCAAAATTGCAACGGGCCGCTATCCTATTACTGAGACTATTGACAAAATCATGTCGTCTCCGGTTGTAACTGTTTTGGAAAACGTTTCTTTAGCGGAAGCTCAATTATTAATGCTAAAACATAATGTAACTCATCTATGTGTTACTAAGGACGGTACAAGTAAATCGGTTGTAAAAGGAATTATTTCAGAACACGATCTTATTGTTGCTCAAGCTAGTAACCCAGGAGTTTTAATTAAAGAAATCAAGCGCTCTCAGCTTCCGAAAGATTTAAAACAGATTCGTGATCGCTTATCAGATTTGATTCAGAATTCAATCCAAAAAAATATTCCGATTTCACATGTCAGTAATATTGCAAGTGAAATTAATCTGGCTATTATCAAACGTGCCGTAGAGCTTTCAATTTTAGATTTAGGCTCCCCTCCTGCACGATTTGCATGGTTAAGTATTGGTAGTCAGGGACGTAAGGAACAGCTTTTGCTAACAGACCAAGATAGCATTTTGATATTTGAAGATGTAACTCCTGAAAAATACAGAGAAGTAAAAGATTATTTCTTAAGATTAGCCAAAAGAACTACTTCTATCCTAGAAAAAGTAGGTTATGAATATTGCCCAAATGGACACATGGGAAGCAATATGCTTTGGTGTAAATCATTGAGCGACTGGACAAAACAATATAACAGCTGGATGAATACTCCAGGTGAAAACAGTAATGATTTGAGCAGTATTTTCTTTGATTATGAAATTGTTTTTGGAGAACCAAAGATTGAAGAAGCAATTGAAAATGTTATTTTTAAGAATGCTGTAAACAATACATTGTTCTTTGATTTCTTAGGAAATGATGCTTTAAAAAGAAATTCACCTTTAAGCTTCTTCAAAAAATTCATTGTTGAGGAAGAAGGACCGCATAAAGGAAAATTTGATATTAAAACTCGTGCTCTAATGCCTTTGATAGATGGCGCACGTTTATTAATTTTGAATGCAAATATAAAAGGAATACAAAATACCTATTTAAGATTCAAGCAGTTAGCAATAACAGATTCTAAAAATGCTGAAATTTACTTAAGCTGTGCAGAAGCTTTTTTAATACTTTCTAAATTTAGAACTGTTGAAGGTTTAAAAAATGACGACTCTGGTCAATATATTAATTTAAGAGAAATGTCTAAAACAGATAAGGAGAAACTAAAAAATGCTTTAGCCCCAATGAAAGACCTCGAGGAACTAATTAAGAGTAAATTTCAATTGACACAATTCTCATAA
- a CDS encoding NAD(P)/FAD-dependent oxidoreductase codes for MKIVIIGGGFAGINLAKELVNQPQIQVTLVDKNNYNFFPPLIYQVATAFLEPSSISYPFRKFFAGKKNLSFRLGELLSVSPAEKKITLSNGELEYDYLVFATGAETSYFGMENVMKNAIPMKTLNDAIVMRNTLLKNLEKAAICKDMRKRRKLLTIVVAGGGPTGVEVSGMFAEMRKNILLKEYPELDTSASNVYLVDGGDALLAPMSKESQKDTLEALTKLGVVVKLNTKVVDYVDDTVMFENGETIKTKNLIWAAGVSAKIFEGIPKESYGRGRRMATDEFNKVNGVDHIYAIGDTAITAGDKNFPDGHPQVAQVAIQQGLNLAKNFKAMVTNKPLKPFAYNDKGSMAIIGKAKAVVDLPSPKWHFKGFFAWIIWLFIHLISLITYRNRLNTFWNWMVAYFAKDQSLRMIIRPDKKTQN; via the coding sequence ATGAAAATAGTCATTATTGGAGGCGGATTTGCAGGAATCAATCTGGCAAAAGAGCTTGTAAATCAGCCTCAAATACAAGTAACCCTTGTAGACAAAAATAATTATAACTTTTTCCCACCACTTATATATCAAGTTGCTACGGCATTTTTAGAGCCTTCGAGCATCAGTTATCCTTTTAGAAAATTTTTCGCAGGAAAAAAGAATCTAAGTTTTCGTTTAGGCGAATTATTATCTGTTTCTCCCGCTGAAAAGAAAATAACCTTAAGCAACGGAGAATTAGAATACGATTATCTTGTTTTTGCCACTGGAGCAGAAACGAGTTATTTTGGTATGGAAAACGTAATGAAAAACGCCATTCCGATGAAAACCTTAAATGATGCCATCGTAATGCGTAATACACTGCTTAAAAACCTTGAAAAAGCCGCTATTTGTAAAGATATGCGTAAAAGACGTAAATTACTTACAATTGTTGTAGCAGGAGGGGGACCGACAGGAGTGGAGGTTTCCGGTATGTTTGCCGAAATGCGTAAAAACATCCTTTTAAAAGAATATCCTGAATTAGACACTTCTGCAAGTAATGTTTATTTGGTTGATGGTGGCGATGCTTTATTAGCACCTATGAGCAAAGAATCTCAAAAAGATACTTTAGAAGCGTTGACTAAATTAGGAGTTGTCGTAAAATTAAATACCAAGGTAGTTGATTATGTTGATGATACTGTAATGTTTGAAAACGGAGAAACCATAAAAACCAAAAACTTAATTTGGGCTGCGGGAGTTTCGGCTAAAATTTTCGAAGGAATTCCAAAAGAAAGTTATGGTCGCGGAAGACGTATGGCAACAGATGAATTCAACAAAGTAAATGGTGTAGATCACATTTATGCAATTGGAGATACTGCCATTACAGCAGGAGATAAAAATTTCCCTGACGGACATCCGCAGGTTGCGCAAGTTGCAATCCAGCAAGGATTAAATCTGGCTAAGAACTTTAAAGCAATGGTTACGAATAAACCACTTAAACCATTTGCTTACAATGACAAAGGATCAATGGCAATTATCGGAAAAGCAAAAGCTGTTGTGGATTTGCCAAGTCCAAAATGGCACTTTAAAGGTTTCTTTGCCTGGATTATTTGGTTGTTTATTCACTTAATTTCTTTGATTACTTATAGAAACAGATTAAATACTTTCTGGAATTGGATGGTGGCTTATTTCGCAAAAGATCAATCTCTTAGAATGATCATCAGACCAGATAAGAAAACACAAAACTAG
- a CDS encoding IS3 family transposase encodes MIELRHDYDLGIMLDHMNMARSSYYYYEKKYQAKDKYKDIKELIEQIYHQHKGRFGYRRITLEIKNKGILINHKTVLRLMKILGLKSLIRIKKYKSYKGEHGKIAPNILKRNFKAVMPNQKWATDVTEFNVSGKKLYLSPIIDLFNGEIISYDLSERPTFNQILSMLERSFKKIPNQTNLILHSDQGWQYQMKQYQYLLKQKGIKQSMSRKGNCLDNAIIENFFGILKSELFHLKKYSSINQLKQEIIDYIEYYNNERIKLNLKGMSPIQYRAHYYQI; translated from the coding sequence ATAATAGAATTAAGGCATGATTATGATCTGGGCATCATGCTAGATCATATGAATATGGCAAGAAGCAGTTATTATTACTACGAGAAAAAATATCAAGCCAAAGATAAATACAAGGATATTAAAGAGCTGATTGAGCAAATTTACCATCAACATAAAGGTCGATTTGGTTATAGACGTATTACTTTAGAAATAAAAAACAAAGGTATTTTGATTAATCATAAAACGGTGCTCAGGCTAATGAAGATTTTAGGTCTAAAAAGTTTAATTAGGATAAAAAAATACAAATCATATAAAGGAGAACATGGAAAAATAGCTCCCAATATATTGAAACGTAATTTTAAAGCGGTAATGCCTAATCAAAAATGGGCTACAGATGTTACAGAATTTAATGTCTCAGGGAAAAAGCTGTACCTCTCTCCGATAATTGATTTATTTAATGGAGAAATTATAAGTTATGACTTGTCTGAAAGACCCACTTTTAATCAAATCTTATCAATGCTTGAAAGATCTTTTAAAAAAATACCCAATCAAACTAATTTAATATTGCACTCAGATCAAGGATGGCAGTATCAAATGAAACAATATCAGTATCTATTAAAACAAAAAGGAATTAAACAAAGTATGTCCAGAAAAGGGAATTGTCTGGATAACGCTATAATTGAAAATTTCTTTGGAATATTAAAATCTGAACTTTTTCATCTTAAAAAATATAGTTCGATTAACCAATTAAAACAAGAAATAATCGACTATATAGAATATTATAATAATGAAAGAATAAAACTTAATTTAAAAGGAATGAGCCCGATACAATATCGAGCTCACTATTATCAAATTTAA
- a CDS encoding helix-turn-helix domain-containing protein: protein MERKIKYNYEFKLRCVNEVINKHRSVNSVANENNFDESNLRKWVKFYQKYGKEGLLPRKNQIYSVKFKQNVLLKITNKSLSLRDACLEFNISSESVVIQWQKRYKDQGILGLKDQPKGRPKSMNFKRAKKKSNKPLTREEELLLEIESLRCENALLKKFNALVQAEEAKQNKKHKP from the coding sequence ATGGAAAGAAAAATCAAGTACAATTATGAGTTTAAACTTCGGTGTGTAAATGAAGTTATAAATAAACATCGTTCAGTTAATTCAGTTGCGAATGAAAATAATTTTGACGAGTCAAATCTGAGAAAATGGGTTAAGTTTTACCAGAAGTATGGCAAAGAAGGTCTTTTACCCAGGAAGAATCAGATATACAGTGTCAAGTTTAAGCAAAATGTATTGCTGAAAATTACTAATAAGTCTTTATCTTTGAGAGACGCCTGTCTTGAATTTAATATTTCTAGTGAATCTGTTGTTATTCAATGGCAGAAAAGATATAAAGATCAAGGTATCTTAGGCTTAAAAGATCAACCTAAAGGAAGACCTAAATCTATGAACTTCAAAAGAGCTAAAAAGAAATCAAACAAACCCTTGACAAGAGAAGAAGAACTCTTACTTGAGATAGAATCATTGCGATGTGAAAATGCTCTTTTAAAAAAGTTCAATGCCTTAGTTCAAGCCGAAGAAGCCAAGCAAAACAAAAAGCACAAGCCATAA
- a CDS encoding DEAD/DEAH box helicase, whose protein sequence is MSQNTLEIERQEKKELYAYQKGDIDAIFDRLDNAPPKHHLLYQLPTGGGKTVIFSEIVRRYLSNNDKKVVVLTHRIELCKQTSKMLTGFGVTNKIINSKVKELPDQNDFSCFVAMVETLKNRINDEKLHLDNIGLVIIDEAHYNSFRKLLNSFKNAFILGVTATPLSSNIKLPMHQSYHELIVGDTIGSLIDKGFLAKATTYSYDVGLTSLKVGINGDYTVKSSDDLYTNTLMQEKLLHAYTERSLGKKTLIFNNGIHTSLYVYETFREAGYDIRHLDNTSSSEERKDILQWFKKTPDAILTSVGILTTGFDEPTVETIILNRATKSLTLYFQMIGRGSRKLPGKDEFTVIDLGNNAARFGLWSDPVNWQHIFKSPEFYLENLRDDHEIEMFFKYSMPPELRAKFSKTADVSFDVDEEHKLIIKQNLRSKVVLDKSLDQHAGMCVDNTETLQEAKMLAKELDDDIEDRIKRYSKCLSQCSKNYREWLVDDYKQRLTLLIGKKYREKIMNEPD, encoded by the coding sequence ATGTCTCAAAACACTTTAGAAATAGAAAGACAAGAGAAGAAAGAACTTTATGCATACCAAAAAGGCGATATTGATGCTATTTTTGATCGTTTAGATAATGCTCCTCCGAAACATCATTTACTGTATCAGCTTCCAACAGGAGGAGGAAAAACAGTAATATTTTCTGAAATCGTTCGCCGCTATTTATCCAACAATGATAAAAAAGTGGTTGTTTTAACGCACCGTATCGAATTATGTAAACAAACATCAAAAATGTTGACTGGTTTTGGCGTTACAAACAAAATAATCAATAGTAAAGTAAAAGAACTTCCAGATCAAAATGATTTTTCTTGTTTTGTGGCAATGGTCGAAACGTTAAAAAACCGTATCAACGATGAAAAACTTCATCTGGACAATATTGGTTTGGTTATTATTGATGAGGCGCATTACAATTCGTTTAGAAAATTATTAAACTCATTCAAAAATGCTTTTATTCTTGGGGTAACAGCAACGCCTTTGAGTTCAAATATAAAATTACCAATGCACCAAAGCTACCACGAGCTTATTGTGGGAGATACTATTGGTTCATTGATTGACAAAGGGTTTTTGGCAAAAGCTACAACGTACAGCTACGATGTTGGGTTGACTTCATTAAAAGTGGGTATCAATGGTGATTATACCGTAAAGTCATCAGATGATTTGTATACCAATACTTTAATGCAGGAAAAACTACTTCATGCCTATACAGAACGTTCTTTAGGTAAGAAAACCTTAATTTTTAATAATGGTATTCATACTTCATTATATGTTTATGAGACTTTTAGAGAAGCTGGTTACGATATTCGACACCTTGACAACACAAGTAGTTCCGAAGAAAGAAAAGACATTTTACAATGGTTTAAAAAGACTCCGGACGCCATTTTGACTTCTGTCGGAATTTTGACCACCGGTTTTGATGAACCAACTGTTGAAACGATTATCTTAAACAGAGCAACAAAATCATTGACTTTGTATTTCCAGATGATTGGACGTGGTTCTCGTAAACTTCCTGGAAAAGATGAATTTACAGTTATTGATTTAGGAAACAATGCCGCACGTTTTGGTTTATGGAGCGATCCTGTAAACTGGCAGCATATCTTTAAATCACCGGAATTTTATTTGGAAAACCTTCGTGATGATCATGAAATTGAAATGTTTTTCAAATACAGTATGCCACCGGAATTACGTGCTAAATTCAGTAAAACTGCAGATGTTAGTTTTGATGTTGATGAAGAACACAAATTAATCATCAAACAGAATTTACGTTCTAAAGTTGTTTTGGATAAATCTTTGGATCAACATGCCGGAATGTGCGTAGACAATACAGAAACACTTCAGGAAGCTAAAATGTTAGCAAAAGAACTGGATGACGATATTGAAGACCGTATCAAACGTTATTCTAAATGTTTGAGCCAATGCAGTAAAAACTACCGCGAATGGCTGGTCGACGATTACAAACAAAGATTAACATTATTAATTGGTAAAAAATATCGTGAGAAAATCATGAATGAGCCGGATTAA
- a CDS encoding multidrug effflux MFS transporter: MTTKKYIKLILILGSLTALGPFSIDMYLPGFSGIAKDLNTTVAKVSMSLSSYFIGISAGQLLYGPLLDRFGRKKPLFIGLLVYILASLGCIYVSDIDAFILLRFVQAIGSCAATVASVAMVRDLFPVKDIPKVFSLLMLVVGLSPMLAPTIGGYVTEDLGWHAVFFILMCMGIVILAASQIGLPDTYKPDVSISLKPKPIITNFISVLKEPQFYTYAFTGAIAFSGLFSYVAASPLIFMDIYKVDAKTYGWIFALMSVSFIGSSQLNSVLLKRFSSEQMIFGALISQSVISIIFLILALNDLLGLYETIGMLFLFLACLGISNPNTAGLTLAPFAKNTGSASALMGAIQLGLGALASFAIGVFVKDSVAPMVAVMTTTTITAFIILNIGKRFIKNKVTISDSDDVMIGH, encoded by the coding sequence ATGACAACAAAAAAATATATTAAACTGATCCTGATTTTAGGCTCTTTGACCGCACTTGGTCCCTTTTCAATAGATATGTATTTACCTGGTTTCTCGGGAATTGCAAAAGATTTAAACACAACTGTAGCAAAAGTTTCTATGAGTTTGTCCAGTTATTTCATCGGAATTTCTGCCGGACAATTACTTTATGGCCCTCTTTTAGATCGTTTTGGACGTAAAAAACCTTTATTTATTGGCTTGCTGGTTTACATTTTAGCATCTTTAGGATGTATTTATGTTTCTGATATTGATGCTTTTATCCTGCTTCGTTTTGTTCAGGCAATTGGAAGTTGTGCTGCAACTGTGGCTTCTGTAGCTATGGTTCGTGATCTATTTCCTGTAAAAGATATACCAAAAGTATTTTCTCTTTTAATGCTTGTGGTTGGACTTTCGCCGATGCTGGCACCAACAATTGGCGGTTATGTTACGGAAGATTTGGGTTGGCATGCCGTATTCTTTATACTAATGTGTATGGGAATTGTTATTTTGGCCGCATCACAAATTGGACTTCCTGATACCTATAAACCTGATGTTTCTATTTCATTAAAACCAAAACCAATTATTACGAACTTTATATCTGTTTTAAAAGAACCGCAATTTTATACTTATGCTTTTACCGGAGCAATCGCTTTTTCCGGATTGTTTTCTTATGTGGCTGCTTCTCCACTAATTTTTATGGATATTTATAAGGTTGATGCTAAAACTTATGGATGGATTTTTGCTTTAATGTCAGTAAGCTTTATTGGTTCAAGTCAGTTGAATTCTGTTTTATTGAAGAGATTTTCAAGCGAACAAATGATTTTTGGAGCTTTGATTTCGCAATCGGTTATTAGTATCATTTTTCTGATTTTAGCGCTAAATGATCTATTAGGATTATATGAAACTATCGGAATGTTGTTTTTATTTTTAGCTTGTTTAGGAATTTCTAATCCAAACACCGCTGGATTAACATTAGCGCCTTTTGCTAAAAATACCGGAAGTGCTTCAGCATTAATGGGAGCTATTCAGTTAGGTTTAGGTGCCTTGGCGTCATTTGCAATTGGAGTTTTTGTAAAAGACTCTGTTGCACCAATGGTTGCTGTAATGACTACAACGACGATTACGGCCTTTATTATTCTAAATATCGGAAAACGATTCATCAAAAATAAAGTGACAATCTCTGATAGTGATGATGTGATGATTGGTCATTAA
- a CDS encoding type II toxin-antitoxin system RelE/ParE family toxin, with product MEVIWTEKAEKTYSKNYEYLVENWSLTIAEKFDEEVLKTIDIISKNPHLGLYNRDFDFSSILVVKQITLFYTVVGGKILLLLFHDNRQKEVKDLF from the coding sequence ATGGAAGTAATTTGGACGGAGAAAGCTGAAAAGACTTATAGTAAAAATTATGAATATTTAGTAGAAAATTGGTCTTTGACAATTGCTGAAAAGTTTGACGAAGAAGTATTGAAAACAATTGATATTATATCAAAAAATCCTCATTTAGGACTCTATAATAGGGATTTTGATTTTAGTAGTATTTTAGTTGTAAAGCAAATAACCTTATTTTACACTGTTGTTGGTGGCAAAATATTGCTTTTGCTTTTTCATGATAACAGACAAAAGGAAGTCAAAGATTTATTCTAA